The following DNA comes from Alphaproteobacteria bacterium.
CATGTATTGCGTTAAAAGTGAATGTGTTTAAGATGAACATAAAGAATAGTCTTTTAATCATTTTTACCTCTGTAAGTTGTTTAAATTTAAATAAATATATACTACTACTTTAGTATCAATATGTAAAGTATTATATTACTTTTAGTGAGGTTTGTCTTGCTGCTTTCATTTTAAAAAAGTATGTGGTTGGAAAATATTCTGAAGCTAAGGATAATAAATTTTTAATGATCAAAAGTCTTTAATCCTCAATGCCGGTACCATTAAGATCGCCAACTTGATTTTTCTTGAGGGAAGGGGTATAGTTTTTGTTGACTCTTGCGTGATCATTCACTAGAATCGCCTAACATTGTACTACTTTTAGGTCTGACCATAGGTGTCAGCACCTGATTAATTCATAAATTAGTGTCCTATAAATTAGGAAGTAACTAAAGAGGATCGAATGCCAACAATTTGCCAGCTTGTGCGCCAATCACGAAAAGCGCCTTATGCTCGTAACAAAGTGCCCCATCTGGAGGCATGTCCACAGAAACGTGGTGTATGTACGCGTGTTTATACAAGAACGCCTAAAAAGCCAAACTCGGCTCTTCGTAAGGTCGCACGTATTCGTTTGACAAATGGATTTGAGGTCACTGGTTATATTCCCGGTGAAGGTCATAATTTGCAAGAACACTCCGTTGTCCTAATTCGTGGTGGTCGTGTAAAAGATTTACCTGGGGTTCGCTATCACATTATCCGTGGTGCGCTTGATACCCAAGGTGTTAAAAATCGTAAACAAGCCCGTTCAAAATATGGCGCGAAGCGTCCTAAATAGTTAAGTTGAGGTAGAGATGTCACGTAGGCGTGCAGCGGAGAAAAGATTAGTTCTCCCCGATCCAAAATATAGAGATATAGTCGTCACAAAATTTATTAATAGTGTCATGATTCAAGGCAAAAAACCAATTGCTGAAAAAATCGTTTATGATGCATTTGATGTATTGG
Coding sequences within:
- the rpsL gene encoding 30S ribosomal protein S12, whose amino-acid sequence is MPTICQLVRQSRKAPYARNKVPHLEACPQKRGVCTRVYTRTPKKPNSALRKVARIRLTNGFEVTGYIPGEGHNLQEHSVVLIRGGRVKDLPGVRYHIIRGALDTQGVKNRKQARSKYGAKRPK